The Onthophagus taurus isolate NC chromosome 6, IU_Otau_3.0, whole genome shotgun sequence region AGATCATCATCAAggtttgttgtaaaagttatttgtaaaatccgaaaaataattgttaataaaaatttgaaacaagaTTAATgctattttaaagtttctttgatGTTTTGCGATGAAACACCACAAATACAATGATGATAATAGGATAATGCTATTTGACAACAGAGGCACTTAATCGGGTGTTTTAAGATCGGGGCCATTTACAAAAGAGGGATGCTTTCATCATAAAGAAATACCTTGATGAAAAAATGATGTGAAAACGTAGGATAACTCTCTTAATAACTGACTCAGGAGTTATTAACTCACATAAACAACGGAAAAGACTGGTTTAATACTGAGTGTGATAGAGCAAGAATACAGAAAGATAGTGCCAAAATGGTCCAGAAGAGAACAAACGGAAATGTCGAAGAATACAGAGAGACGAGAAAGCAGGAGATTCGAATTCCAGGAACGAAGAAGCAGAAGAACCAAAAGAAGGGCtcaatcaacaaaaacaaagggATTTAAACCCAGAATCATGTTGTGCAAAGATAAAGATGGGAATCTTGTGTCGGACCctaacttaatattaaatagATGGACTCAGTATTTTGATCAGCAGCTTAACTCGAATGTGGACATGGTACCAGCCAAACTATATGATGCTCTATATAGACTAACACACCAACAAAGCTAGATCTATTAGTTTTGTAGGAATGACAATGAGGAACGTCAGATACtagataaaaatacaaaataacatGTCAGAGAATATAGGAGTAAGTGAGTCATGTAGTGGACGTGTTGGCATGTTTTGAATACCATCTTGGATTCTGGTATCCTTGTCATAAATGCTGGAGGATGTGCAAACAAGGTATTAGAGATGGATACTAGGGTTGGCAAGGGAGACTCCAGGCTATATAGAGAGGGAAAAGGTTGAGGTGGATTTAATAATGGTGGAGGCTGGGAGAAAAGCAATGAAATACGAGGAAAGGAATCAAGGAGAGGAGGTTGATATATGGGCAAGGAGATATTAATGATATTATAGGAGAGTGGGATATTCAATAACTGACATCGGCTATAGAAGAGTGGAGAGAGGTGAAATGTGGAGAGAACCGAGGGATAGGGACAGGGACATACAGAGGCAGAAGAGAAGGTCACATGTACGGGAAGTTAGATATGATGGAAGGGAAAAGATTGGTGGCCAGATTCCGCTTTGACAATGAAGAGAGAGGGGACTGCAGGCTCATTTTGGGAGAGGGAGTGAGGGCAAGAGATGGATGAGGGAGGTGATTGGGGTTGTGGAGATAGAGGAGGAGGGTAGAAGGTATTTACATGTATTATATTACTGGagaaaatattgtaaacaTAGTAAACGTTTATTATGTCTAGAAGACTGTCTTTCTACATTCTCGTTTAATCCAGTACTTTCTAACTAGTTTTGGTTACATCATTTGGTTTAGTTTTATTCATTTCACTACAGGTTGGCGTCTACCATTTTTGTCAGCAACCCATCTTGCCAAACGGAATCGCAaccttttttgacacttaatAGCACTGTAATAGTCTGGTGTCTCCCCTTCTGGACAAGCTCCAAAGTGCTATCGAGTTTTGCAGCTTACTGTACTTCTTTTTTAAGTTGCCTGAACATAAAATTGATGCTTCGTGGGTTGGCTTTTCTGTTCGACTTTTCTCTTCGACAATGAAGAGAGAGGGAATAGGTACTAGGCGGGCGATGTGGAGAGGATTTGGAACACATGCTGAGAGGATGTAGCGAGATGAGGGAGGAGGCGATGGACTGTAGGCTGATTTTGGGAGAGGGAGTGAGGGCAAGAGATGGATGAGGGAGGTGATTGGGGTTGTGGAGATGGAGGAGGAGGGTAGAAGGTATTTACATGTATTATATTACTGGagaaaatattgtaaacaTAGTAAACGTTTATTATGTCTAGAAGACTGTCTTTCTACATTCTCGTTTAATCCAGTACTTTCTAACTAGTTTTGGTTACATCATTTGGTTTAGTTTTATTCATTTCACTACAGGTTGGCGTCTACCATTTTTGTCAGCAACCCATCTTGCCAAACGGAATCGCAaccttttttgacacttaatAGCACTGTAATAGTCTGGTGTCTCCCCTTCTGGACAAGCTCCAATGTGCTATCGAGTTTTGCAGCTTACTGTACTTCTTTTTTAAGTTGcctaaacataaaattgatgCTTCGTGGGTTGGCTTTTCTGTTCGACTTTTCTCTTCGACAATGAAGAGAGAGGGAATAGGTACTAGGCGGGCGATGTGGAGAGGATTTGGAACACATGCTGAGAGGATATAGCGAGCTGAGGGAGGAGGCGATGGACTGTAGGCTGATTTTGGGAGAGGGAGTGAGGGCAAGAGATGGATGAGGGAGGTGATTGGGGTTGTGGGGATGGAGGAGGAGGGTAGAAGGTATTTACATGTATTATATTACTGGagaaaatattgtaaacaTAGTAAACGTTTATTATGTCTAGAAGACTGTCTTTCTACATTCTCGTTTAATCCAGTACTTTCTAACTAGTTTTGGTTAGATCATTTGGTTTAGTTTTATTCATTTCACTACAGGTTGGCGTCTACCATTTTTGTCAGCAACCCATCTTGCCAAACGGAATCGCAaccttttttgacacttaatAGTACTGTAATAGTCTGGTGTCTCCCCTTCTGGACAAGCTCCAATGTGCTATCGAGTTTTGCAGCTTACTGTACTTCTTTTTTAAGTTGCCTGAACATAAAATTCATGCTTCGTGGGTAGGCTTTTCTGTTCGACTTTTCTCTTCGACAATGAAGAGAGAGGGAATAGGTACTAGGCGGGCGATGTGGAGAGGATTTGGAACACATGCTGAGAGGATGTAGCGAGCTGAGGGAGGAGGCGATGGACTGTAGGCTGATTTTGGGAGAGGGAGTGAGGGCAAGAGATGGATGAGGGAGGTGATTGGGGTTGTGGAGATGGAGGAGGAGGGTAAAAGGTATTTACATGTATTATATTACTGGagaaaatattgtaaacaTAGTAAACGTTTATTATGTCTAGAAGACTGTCTTTCTACATTCTCGTTTAATCCAGTACTTTCTAACTAGTTTTGGTTAGATCATTTGGTTTAGTTTTATTCATTTCACTACAGGTTGGCGTCTACCATTTTTGTCAGCAACCCATCTTGCCAAACGGAATCGCAaccttttttgacacttaatAGCACTGTAATAGTCTGGTGTCTCCCTTTCTGGACAATCTCCAATGTGCTATCTAGTTTTGCAGCTTACTGTACTTCTTTTTTAAGTTGCCTGAACATAAAATTGATGCTTCGTGGTAGGCTTTTCTCttcgatttctttttgtagtaTTTCTAGGATTAACTCCCTGATTTTCAATAACCTAACCAGAAAACTTAATAGATGGGTTTGCAGTtcctgagttgtgataacgtTTTCTATAAAACTTCTACCAACCTTTCTACCAatatattaatcattttatcattttatggCACATCTTGTTCGCTTTTAACGTTACACGAGGATCATAATgttaagattttattaaattaaatttaatattttatcgaTTCAATTTAATCCGTGACTCATTAACTCAAATGTAGGAACGTTTTGACCAGATTTTGATACGTCTGTGTGTATACGATGCAGGTACATCGAGATAAGAAGGTGATAAACGTATTTCCGAAATATCGTTGTCAGTGCAGTTTAGATTAGCAACGATGAAAACTCAAACGGTGAAATACGCGAAAAGTAATTCTCAAAAAACATTCTTCgagcgaaaaaaaaatttcatcaaaatttctttcgTCGCTTTAGTGTTATTAAGtactttttacatttatttcggggaaaatgttaaaacaacCACTAATTTCGAATTGGTTATAAAACCGTCTcgaaatcatttcttaatagAAACGGAAGGTTGTGTAATTCCAAATATGGACCCATTGGATTCAAGTgtaacaaactttatttttaacgaaaacCAAGTTATTTGTAACAATGGAACCCCCGCTTTGATTGGATCAAACTTAAcggcgatttttttattacaagaaTCATTACCAATTTATAATGTAactgatttaaatttatttaaatgttattatacgccgttttttAGAGTCAATCCAAAAGATAACTCGAATGATGATCAGATTGAATTTAGTGAATCTTATGAATTTACAAATTCAACGAGAATCGTCGACGAATTTATTCACGTTAAATGCTTTTACAacatgaatttaatttatagagattttttcgcGTTCATACCACCAAAAAAGTGTGTTCAAACCACAATTAGACCTcaattaaacgttttaatGATTGGTTTAGACTCAATTTCtcgattaaatttgttaaggCAGATGCCAAAAACGGTtgagattttaaataaactcgAAGCAATAAGTTTTTTGGGTTACAACAAAGTCGGAGATAACACATTTCCGAATTTAATTCCTGTTTTAACTGGATTAAGCGAAACGGAACTCGGGAAAAGTTGTTGGAAAGAAAAACGTTATTTTGATGATTGTGGGTTTATAtggaatgattttaaaaagttgaatTTTACGACGGTTTTTGCTGAAGATGCAACATGGATGGGGCTTTTTACTTATCAAAGACAAGGTTTTTTGAAGCAACCAACCGATCATTATTGGGGGTCATTTAATTTGAAGGCGACGAAAATGATAGGGAATAATCATCGAATGAATGTTGATCAATGTGTCGGCGATAAAGAAGATTACGTGAGGTTGCTAAAATATACAGAAGATTTCGTTCGGAGAATGAAAGAAGATAACCAAAATTATTTTGGGTTATTTTGGCAAAGCAGTTTAtctcacgattttttaaacaaacccAAATTAGGCGATGAAAACTACTcgaatttgcttcaaaatctATACAAAAACGGGTTCCTCAACGAAacagttttgattttttttagcgATCATGGAATAAGATGGGGCGATATCCGATCAACTTTTCAAGGAAGCCTCGAAGAAAGACTACCATTTCTTTACATTTACCTCCCAAAgtggtataaaaataaatttcccaAAGAAAATTCAAATCTACTTCAAAACGCGTATCGTTTAACAACCCCTTTTGATCTTTATGAAACtctaaaagatttattagATCCATTTAATTTACACGGATCGTATTTTTCACATCGAAGCCAAAGCTTATTTACTGAAATCCCAAACTCAAGAACTTGCGAAGAAGCTGAAATTTCATCGCATTTTTGTACCTGCCAAAGAAGTAAAGAAGTAGATATAAACGAtgaaaaaatccaaaaaattgttaattttgcggttgttgaaataaacgataaattaagtaattataGTGAATGTGTCGTTTTGGATCTTATTGAAGTGTTGAACGCAAGGGttcttttaaataacaatGAGAGTTTATCGAAGAAAGGGGCTTTTTCGGATTTTACggttacttttaaaacaaacccGGGTGAAGGTATTTTTGAAACGACGATAAGAAATAAAGTGAGTCATGATAAGGATGTTTATGAAATCGTTGGTAGTATAAGTCGACTAAATTTGTATGGAACTCAAAGTTTTTGTATAGAAGActttcatttaaaactttattgtttttgtagaCAATTAATTATGGATAATCACTcgtctaattaattaattataaataattttgtttttaaaagaaattgttataattattatgtagttttcaaattattaatataagtatttattttttattgtaaaaatctattttgataaattactttgtatacattttctaatatgatttattaatttagaattttttaatataaagtgTTGTTTTGATTGATTATTTGAAATCTACGCCTTTCTTAAGATCATTTCTGAAAATATCATGATGAAAAACCAAAAACCTCAAAATCCGtcatttttgatgattttattcACCCAAAACTTTTACGTCTCTACTTCAATAACTATTTCTCATGTTTCATTAGAAATTGTATACTTTTTGACATAATTCATGAAAATATTGTGATTCCAACTTGATTTATTACAAAGTTATACATTTTTCTAATATAAAATAGCTTATTTTTGAGTAACTTTCTATTCAATTAttgataactttcttatatcaagcttaataataataacgcatttttatTCGAAATCTACGCcttcttcaaaataaattttgaaaatttcatgattccaAATCATAcattaaagaagttatgaatttttataactccaaaaacctcaatttttgatgattttgaatacTTTATAATTTGTTCACCCAGAACTCTTTCCTCTGaacttaataacaatttcgcATATATCATTACAATTTGTATACTTTTTGGCATAATTCTTCCAAATATCGTGATTCCAACTTGATTTATAACAAAGTTATGAACTTTTCTAAACTCAAATAGcttattttttaagtacatttcgattaaattatttataacttttttatatcaatttcaataacaacgacgcatttttattcgaaatctacaccatttttattataattcctgaaaatttcatgattccaaatcaattattaaagatgttatgaatttttataatttcaaaaacctcaattttggatattttatgatttattcaccaaaattttttcgactcaactttaataacaatttcgcttgttttattagaattcgcatactttttaacaaaagtcTTCCAAGTATCGTGATTCCAACATGATTTATTacaaagttatgaatttttctaAACTCAAATAGcttattttttaagtacatttcgattaaattatttataacttttttgtatcaattttaataacaacgaCGCATTTTATTCGAAATCTGTAcccattttaatataattcctaaaaatttcatgattctaaatcaattattaaagatgttatgaatttttataacttcaaaaaccacaattttggatattttatgatttgttcaccaaaactttttcctttcaactgtaataacaatttcgcttgttttattagaattcacatactttttaacaaaagtcTTGCAAATATCGGGATTCCAACATGATTTATTACAAAGTTATGAACTTTTCTAAACTCAAATagcttaatttttatgtactttccaattaaattatttataacttttttatatcaattttaataacaacgacgcatttttattcgaaatctacaccatttttattataattcctgaaaatttcatgattccaaatcaattattaaagatgttatgaatttttataacttcaaaaatctcaattttggatattttatgatttattcactaaaactttttcgtctcaactttaataacaatttcgcttgttttattagaattcgcatactttttaacaaaagtcTTCCAAATATCGTGATTCCAACATGGTTTATTACAAAGTTATGAACTTTTCTAAACTCAAATagcttaatttttatgtactttccaattaaattatttataacttttttgtatcaattttaataacaacgaCGCATTTTTATTCGAAATCTACAccctttttattataattcctgaaaatttcatgattccaaatcaattattaaagatgttatgaatttttataacttcaaaaacctcaattttggatattttatgatttattcactaaaactttttcgtctcaactttaataacaatttcgcttgttttattagaattcgcatactttttaacaaaagtcTTCCAAATATCGTGATTCCAACATGATTTATTACAAAGTTATGAACTTTTCTAAACTCAAATagcttaatttttatgtactttccaattaaattatttataacttttttgtatcaattttaataacaacgaCGCATTTTTATTCGAAATCTACAccctttttattataattcctgaaaatttcatgattccaaatcaattattaaagatgttatgaatttttataacttcaaaaacctcaattttggatattttatgatttattcactaaaactttttcgtctcaactttaataacaatttcgcttgttttattagaatttacacactttttaacataatttttccaaatatcgtGATTCCAACTTGATTTATTACAAAGTTATGAACTTTTCTAAACTGAAATAGcttattttttaagtacatttcgattaaattatttataacttttttatatatattttaataacaacgaCGCATTTTTATTCGAAATCTACAccctttttattataattcctgaaaatttcatgattccaaaccaattattaaagatgttatacatttttataatcccAAGAACCTCTATTTtggatattttatgatttattcatcaaaactttttcgtcttaactttaataacaatttcgcATATATCATTACAATTTGTAtactttttaacataattcttCCAAATATCGTGATTCCGACATGATTTATTACAAAGTTATGAACTTTTCTAAACTCAAATagcttaatttttatgtactttccaattaaattatttataacttttttgtatcaattttaataacaacgacgcatttttattcgaaatctacaccatttttattataattcctgaaaatttcatgattccaaatcaattattaaagatgttatgaatttttataatttcaaaaacctcaattttggatattttatgatttattcatcaaaactttttcctctcaactttaataacaatttcgcttgttttattagaattcgcatactttttaacaaaagtcTTCCAAATATCGTGATTCCAACATGATTTATTACAAAGTTATAAACTTTTCTAAACTCAAATAGCTTATTTTTTAAGTACTttccaattaaattatttataacttttttatatcaattttaataacaacgacgcatttttattcgaaatctacaccatttttattataattcctgaaaatttcatgattccaaatcaattattaaagatgttatgaatttttataacttcaaaaacctcaattttggatattttatgatttattcactaaaactttttcgtctcaactttaataacaattttgcttgttttattagaatttacacactttttaacataatttttccaaatatcgtGATTCCAACTTGATTTATTACAAAGTTATGAACTTTTCTAAACTGAAATAGcttattttttaagtacatttcgattaaattatttataacttttttatatatattttaataacaacgaCGCATTTTTATTCGAAATCTACAccctttttattataattcctGAAAATTGCATGATTCCAAACCAGTTATTAaagatgttataaatttttacaatCCCAAGAACCTCTATTTtggatattttatgatttattcatcaaaactttttcgtcttaactttaataacaatttcgcATATATCATTACAATTTGTAtactttttaacataattcttCCAAATATCGTGATTCCAACTTGATTTATTACAAAGTTATGAACTTTTCTAAACTCAAATAGcttattttttaagtacatttcgattaaattatttataacttttttatatcaatttcaataacaacgacgcatttttattcgaaatcttcaccatttttattataattcctgaaaatttcatgattccaaaccaattattaaagatgtaatgaatttttataatcccAAGAACCTCTATTTtggatattttatgatttattcaCCAAAACTTTTTCGTCTcaactttaataacaatttcggCTACTATATTAGAATTTGCATACTTTTTAACACAATTCCTGCAAGTATCGTGATTCCAGCTTGATTAACAACAAAGTTATGCATTTATCTAAActgaaatagatttttttgataatttaggAGTTATTCTTTATTGTAGAAGTTACAGCTGTTTAATTAGAAACAAACAAGACCTCCAAAGGAATCCTTCCTAAAAAGGAAAAGAGATTCTTAAAAAGGCGAAAGAttcattcaaattaaaacaacgACCTTTAATTATTCTAtataagaacaaaaaataaaacaattatagCAACAATAACACCAGAGCAAGTACAGAGAGGAAATGTGCATAAATAAATGTGtgataacaatttattttagtcgctttaaagttttatctgGATATGCGTTTCTGGTCTCGTATTAAATTTCAGTTTTGAAACGAAactaaaacatatttaataaaatgagttGAGATTTAGAAACATCGCGGTTATTTCGGGTGTCATGCGCTTTTGGGTTTTCGGTGGAGCTTATTGAACGGATTGGGAGCTTTTAGATCGTTGGTGGAAAGCATGGATGCGTCTGGTTACGTGTTGGATTTCCTTTCCACGAGAAGGGATTGAAATGTCGAATTCGGTTTCACCACAAAACTTTCTGTATTTTTCTAAGGAactcatttattttaataggtaagatttttaattatttcgttaaatttatatttttaatgtaattatgtTGTTTCCGGTTTCTTTTAAGTTAGGTTAAAGTTgacatatcaaaaaattaagatttttgaggtaaaatttgattatattacaatttgtttaaaaagtgattacaaaaaattaacacaaaaccGATTTTTATGGTCGACCTTACTAtacttttaaacttttaaacacAATAACGTGCTAAACCCGATAAGCGATTCTTATTGTTCGATTTTCCACGttagaaagttaaaattttttattttttagattgtTGATTTTTCCAATGGTTGCTGAAGAATTAAAACTTCGCTCCCCGTTAATAATATGGATAACCGTGTGTTTAACGGCGCTTCTATTATTCACAGACGTCTTCCAGTCTTTCAAGTACAACCTCCAATTATTACAACCGAAGTTCATTGATAACGATGAGAATCAGATGGAGAATAAAAATACGAAACAATTTTTGGTGACGAcagaaaaatgtaacataccCGAAATGGACCCGTACGATATTAGCGTAAGAGGATTTATTTTCGACGAAAAACCCGTGAGATGCGATAACGGACGTCCTCCTTTATTCGAATCAAATCGAACTTCGAtttatattgaagaaaaatcGTTGCGATTTTATGGTATTTTAGATCGGCGAAAATTAACTTGTAAATACACTCCGTTTAAAAGGGTCGATCCGGAAAATGGAGTTAAAGATAATAAAGTCGTTTTTGGATCGAGTGTTAATTTTAGCGATCAAACGAACGTAAACGACGAGTTTGTAATGGTTGAATGTTTTTATAAGTCGTTGagtatttataaagatttttttgcttttgtaccattaaaaaataacgatacCAAAATTGaccaaaatgaatttaatgtGCTAGTGATAGGTTTAGATTCGGTGTCTAGGCTCAACTTCCATAGGCAAATGCCTAAAACCAAGTcgatattagaaaaaattaaggcTGTGGAATTATTAGGTTATAATAAAGTAGGTGACAATACTTTTCCAAATTTGATACCACTTTTAACCGGATTAAGCGAAGAAGATTTACAAAAAACTTGTTGGAAAAACGCAAGTTTGCATTTCGATGATTGCCCGTTTAtatggaaattatttaaagaaaagcaTTATACAACGGCTTTTGGGGAAGATGCATCTTGGATGGGGACTTTTAATTACCAAAAAATGGGGTTTTTGAAACAACCAACTGATTATTTTTGGTGCCCTTTTAACATGGTGGCTGAAAAACACATTGGGGGCTCACACCGCATGAACGTCCAACAATGCGTTGGATCCAGAGAGGTTTACAAAACCCTCTTAGAATAcgcaacaaaatttataacacaaatgaatcattttaaacaaaaatatttcggATTTTTTTGGCAAAACAGTTTATCACACGATTTCCTCAACAAACTAAAACTTGGTGATACATTTTAcgcaaattttttaacaaacctAATCAAAAATGACACcctaaaaaatacaattttattatttttaagcgATCACGGAATGAGATGGGGTGCAATTCGCACAACGTACCAAGGAAGAATCGAAGAACGTTTAccattaatttacatttatttacccGAAAATTTCAAGGAATCAAACCCGATTTCTTActcaaatttaataagaaataaacgCCGTTTATCAACACCCTTCGATATTCATCAAACCCTCTTAGAATTAATCCAACACCCCGAAAAACACTCAAATTTCAGTTATAGCTTATTTAAACCAATCCCAGAAAATAGAACTTGCGAAAACGCTTCGATTTCTTCTCATTGGTGTACCTGCCATGAAAGCACAAAATTACCTTTAAACGATGCAACCGTCACGGAAGTTGCTTTGCATACGGTCGATTATATTAATCGATTATTAAAAGGGACGGAATGTTGGAAATTAAATCTTGCTGAAATTACCGATGcgagaaaatttaattttaacaaatttaatcaaactaaatttgtgcagaaaaattatta contains the following coding sequences:
- the LOC111424860 gene encoding uncharacterized protein produces the protein MRLVTCWISFPREGIEMSNSVSPQNFLYFSKELIYFNRLLIFPMVAEELKLRSPLIIWITVCLTALLLFTDVFQSFKYNLQLLQPKFIDNDENQMENKNTKQFLVTTEKCNIPEMDPYDISVRGFIFDEKPVRCDNGRPPLFESNRTSIYIEEKSLRFYGILDRRKLTCKYTPFKRVDPENGVKDNKVVFGSSVNFSDQTNVNDEFVMVECFYKSLSIYKDFFAFVPLKNNDTKIDQNEFNVLVIGLDSVSRLNFHRQMPKTKSILEKIKAVELLGYNKVGDNTFPNLIPLLTGLSEEDLQKTCWKNASLHFDDCPFIWKLFKEKHYTTAFGEDASWMGTFNYQKMGFLKQPTDYFWCPFNMVAEKHIGGSHRMNVQQCVGSREVYKTLLEYATKFITQMNHFKQKYFGFFWQNSLSHDFLNKLKLGDTFYANFLTNLIKNDTLKNTILLFLSDHGMRWGAIRTTYQGRIEERLPLIYIYLPENFKESNPISYSNLIRNKRRLSTPFDIHQTLLELIQHPEKHSNFSYSLFKPIPENRTCENASISSHWCTCHESTKLPLNDATVTEVALHTVDYINRLLKGTECWKLNLAEITDARKFNFNKFNQTKFVQKNYYFEDISIVIKTEPGDGLFESTVRKRYQKKIGNKTKYTLETVGSISRLNLYGGQSVCITDYHLKLYCYCR
- the LOC111424696 gene encoding uncharacterized protein, which produces MKTQTVKYAKSNSQKTFFERKKNFIKISFVALVLLSTFYIYFGENVKTTTNFELVIKPSRNHFLIETEGCVIPNMDPLDSSVTNFIFNENQVICNNGTPALIGSNLTAIFLLQESLPIYNVTDLNLFKCYYTPFFRVNPKDNSNDDQIEFSESYEFTNSTRIVDEFIHVKCFYNMNLIYRDFFAFIPPKKCVQTTIRPQLNVLMIGLDSISRLNLLRQMPKTVEILNKLEAISFLGYNKVGDNTFPNLIPVLTGLSETELGKSCWKEKRYFDDCGFIWNDFKKLNFTTVFAEDATWMGLFTYQRQGFLKQPTDHYWGSFNLKATKMIGNNHRMNVDQCVGDKEDYVRLLKYTEDFVRRMKEDNQNYFGLFWQSSLSHDFLNKPKLGDENYSNLLQNLYKNGFLNETVLIFFSDHGIRWGDIRSTFQGSLEERLPFLYIYLPKWYKNKFPKENSNLLQNAYRLTTPFDLYETLKDLLDPFNLHGSYFSHRSQSLFTEIPNSRTCEEAEISSHFCTCQRSKEVDINDEKIQKIVNFAVVEINDKLSNYSECVVLDLIEVLNARVLLNNNESLSKKGAFSDFTVTFKTNPGEGIFETTIRNKVSHDKDVYEIVGSISRLNLYGTQSFCIEDFHLKLYCFCRQLIMDNHSSN